GTGATGTTATATCCAACCGATACGGTATATGCGATCGGTTGCGATCTCAATGTTAAATCAGGCATTGAGCGCGTCAGACGGATTAAGCAACTCTCTAATGATAAACCGTTAACCTTCCTCTGTTCTTCCCTCTCCAATGTGGCCAGCTATGCCACAGTTAGTGATGTGGCCTATCGAACTATGAAACGTTTAATTCCTGGCCCCTATACCTTCTTGCTGCCTGCAACCAAGGCGGTTCCCCGTCTCGTGATGTCTCCCAAACGCCGGACAACAGGAATTAGAGTCCCCAATAATCCCATTTGCTTAGATCTCTTAAAAGCCCTAGATAATCCTCTGATTTCCACCTCCGCGCACTTAGTGGGGGATGAGGAAATGTCCGCTACTCCCAGCGCTCCCGAATATACCTCTACACAAGAACTCTTTGACCGTCTCGATAAGCTGGTGGATATCATTATTGATGATGGTTTACCGGTTCAATCCCAAGTTTCCACCGTTTTGGATTTAACCGCCATGGAACCAAAAATTGTGCGTGAAGGTCTGGGATGGGAAGCAGCATCGGATTGGGTGTCCGAAGCAAGTTAAATAGACTTCTTGCAGAAGGTGAGGGAATAGGGAATAGGTATTAGATACAGGATTCCTGCATTACTATTCATATTCTGCCCATTTATGCAAGGGATCTAATCTGGAGGATCATCACCCCTAGGGTTTGATGATCTTCTTAGGGGTTAAGGAATCAGGGAACCTCAGAGGCATCTACCCCACACAGTCTAGGGAAAGGCAATAGATTTTAGGTTCCAGAATTATACGTCTGTCCTAAGTGCCAAGGCGGTTGCTATATTTTTTAGCCAGTCCTGCAATTGTCCTACTGAGGAGTTCTCTGGGGGTTGGCGACTCTCCCCCCAAATCAGGGAATTCAAAATAGCTTAAAGTCTAACGTTGACAATGGTTTGGACGATCGCACCTGAAGGTGTGATCGCCAAGTCTTTTCCTGCGCTCCTGTGATGGGGTAGATCTGCACAGATCAAAGAGTGCCACAGTAGCACCCCTTCATTTTCTGAGGGACACCTACAGTCAGAGTATAGACAGCGCGAGGAATTCCAACCGAAGCGGTGTCATCACCGGAGTGCATTCAACCCAAAGGAGATTGAAATTATGAATACCAAGTCCAGCCAGTCTGCTACCCTCTCTAACGCCCATCAAATTAACCAACAACCTTCTTTAACGGTTCTTAATTCTTGTGCAACCGTTAAGGAGGAAATTCCGGAGTCTTCTGAGACGGTAATGGATGTAGACGCTTTACTAGAGTTAATTAGCCGCGAGATTCGCAGTGCGATGCAGATTAATTGCCGCTCGATTCAGAGTGTAGCTAAACGGATGGCACGGGAAGTAGAGCGCATTTGCCAAAAGAGCGATCGCATTCAAAAATCGGGAATTATTGAATCTTGGCAACGGACGTTAGCCAATAACCGGATTGAAAAATGCTTGCAATACTATAAGCTTGGCTCCCATCAAGGTCGCACCGAACTCCATAGTAATTTGAGTGTGATGGTATATCGCCATGTGGCGAAAAGTAGCGCTCGGTTGGGATTTAAGGCTCGCTATAGTTTAATTGAAGACTTCATGCAAAGCTTTTATGTGGAAACTCTCAAAGCTTTCCGTCGGGAAAATGAACTGACTCAAGACTATAGCCCTCGCACTCGCCTAGAATTAGCTGAATATATGGCGTTTACGGAACAATATGCCAAACGACGGATTAATTTACCGGGGGGCATTTCCCAACGCTTGATTGTCCTCAGAGCGCAAGGGTTTTCTCGCCGTCAACCGCAAGAGATGTCGGTTGATATGGAAATGGCAGTGGAGTCGGGTAAGACGGAAGAAGCGCAAATGTATAGTAGAGATCCTGCACTCCATCAAATTCGGGAGAAAATGGTTGCTGGTGCGGTTGATCCCTCAGAGTCAGTATTGCGCGATCGTGTGATTCGGGAATTAACCCAATATCTCGAAGCTCAGGAACAATTTGATTGTATTGATTACCTGAAGCTCAAGCTGCAAGACTTCTCAGCTACGGAAATTGATGAAACCCTGGACTTGACTCCTCGCCAACGGGATTATCTGCAACAACGGTTTAAGTACCATGTAGAGAAATTTTCCCGCTTCCATAACTGGCATTTGGTTCACCAATGGCTCGGTGCAGATCTCGATCAAAATCTCGGCATGGCTCCTTCCCAATGGCAACAGTTCTTCAATCAATTGGCTCCTGAGCAGCAACAACTGTTCCAACTCAAGCAAGCGGGAATTGAGGATGCTCAAATTGCCACGACCATTGGTTGCACCCCGAAGCAATTACAAAAGCGCTGGAATAAATTACTGGAATTGGCTTGGAAGGCACGTAATCAAGTCAACTCTTAATGAGAACAGCGCAGTGAGGATGTGATAAAGGGGATCTTCAATTCAGACTGTTCACCTCGAACACTCTCCCCTCCCCTTTTGACCTTATGCTACTATTGAAGATTAAATCTGTTGCATCCCATCAATCCATCCTTTTATTTTCTCCCCTTCAAACCCGCTCATGGCAGGGAAACTTAAAAACCCTTTATTTCCAGAGTCTAAACAAGTACCGCTTGGTTGGGTTCTGATTGTACCTTTTCTAATTCAGATTTTTGCCGCAGTGGGTTTAACCGGTTGGTTTTCCCTACGCAATGGTGAAACTGCGGTTGAACAGGTGACGACTCAACTGCGAAATGAACTCACCGCTCGCATTGATGAACATCTAGCAACCTATCTGCAAACGCCTCATTTAGTTAATCAGATTAATGCACAGGCGATCGCCAGCGGTCAATTAAACATCAATGATGAAGTAGCGGTTCGCACTCACTTATGGCAACACATTCAACTGTTTCCCCAGATTTCCCAAATTGGGTTTGCCAGCACCGATGGTTATTTCCGTGCCGTTAATCATCGTTTGACTCCTTTCTCGTTTGAATGGATTGTCAGTAGCCCCAAGCCTTCACCAAAGATTAATATTTATACTCTAGATAACCAAGGAAATCCTCAGTCGTCATCGACTCAAGACTCTGTTATGGATCTCCGTCAGGAAAACTGGTATCAAGAAGCACTAAAAAATAAAGATCTAATTTGGACTCAACAACAGATTTATCCCAGTCAAACCCCAGAACTCATCCTCAATGCAAGCCAGCCTCTATACCAGAATGATAGCCAAATTACTGGGGTTCTCAAAACCAGCCTCAGCCTAGTCCAAATCAACGATTTTTTACAAGGCTTACAGATTGGGCGATCGGGGCAAACGTTTATTATGAATAGTCAGGGGGATTTAATTGCCAGTTCTCTGCCCGAACTCTCCTCCAAGAATCCACTCCAAACCTCCGTTCCAATCACCGCAGAAAATAGTCCCCATGCCCTGATTCGATTAACGACGAAACAGATACAAACTGAATGGGGGAATATTGAGCAAATCCAGGAATCCTATCAACTCAGTTTTTTATTTAAGCATCAACGACAATTTGTCCAAGTCACTCCCATCGAAAATAATCAAGGTCTCGATTGGTTAATTGTCGTTATCATCCCTGATTCAGACTTTAGGGGAGTTATTTACGAAAATATTCGCAATACCATTTTACTGTGTTTTTTCGCTTTGATGGTGGCAGCCAGTCTAGGATTAGTAACAGCCCGCTGGATTTCTAAACCCATTTTGAACTTAATTCACGCCTTAGAATCAATTTCAGCAGGCAACCTAGATCAAACTTTAAATATCTATCAATCTCGATTACCTAAAATTCATGAACTAGAAATTTTATCTCGGTCTTTTAACCAAATGGCGGCTCGATTTCGTCAGTCTTACGAGGAATTAGAAATCCGGGTTCAATTGCGAACATTTGAGTTAAAAGAAGCCAAAGAAGCAGCCGATGCAGCTAATTCTGCAAAAAGCGAGTTTCTCGCCAACATGAGCCATGAATTACGCACTCCTCTCAATGGTATCCTAGGATATACTCAAATCTTAAAACGCTCTCCCAATATCCCCGAAAAAGAAGAAGATGGAATTGACATTATCCATCAATGTGCCACTCACTTACTCACCCTAATCAATGATATTCTAGATCTATCTAAAATTGAAGCTAGAAAACTAGAAATTGATCCCTCTGATATCAATTTTAATACCTTTTTAGACGGAGTTGCCGAGATTTGTCGGATTCGTGCCGATCAAAAAGGAATCGCCTTTCATTATTCCCCCGATCCAGCCTTACCTCATGGCATCCATGCTGATGAAAAACGAATTCGTCAAGTTCTCATTAATTTACTCGGCAACGCAATTAAATTCACGGATACCGGGCAAGTTTCGTTTGAGATCAAAACCTTAGAAAAAAATCATACAAAAGAACAAAAAATCCATAAAATTCGCTTTCAAATTCAAGATAGTGGTATTGGCATCTCCTCTGAAAAACTGGAAGCCATTTTCTTGCCGTTTGAACAGGTTGGAGATGTATCTAAAAAAGCTTCAGGGACTGGGTTGGGATTAGCCATTAGTCAAAAAATAGTGGCAATGATGGGCAGTGAAATTCAGGTGGAAAGTGAACTCGGTCAAGGAAGTTTATTCTTTTTCGATTTAGAGTTGCCTGAAGTGTTACAATTTTCAGAGGAGTTTACTGCTCTGGAGTCTAAAGAAATTATTGGATTTGAAGGACTGGAAAGTGTCAACATTATGGTCGTTGATGCTCATTGGGAGACTCCCTCCATTATTACTAATCTTTTAGCACCTATGGGATTTACTGTCACGCAAGCGAATCAGGGTCAAGAGGCTCTAGCATTACTGCCTGTATTTGTACCCGATTTAATCATTACTGATTTAGACATGCCGGTTATGGATGGCATTGAATTAATCAAAGAAGTGCGATCGCGTGAAAATTGGCAAGATTTACCCATTATTGTCTCTTCTGGGCGTGTCTTTGCAGAGGATCGCAACCGCTCTCTAGAAGTCGGTGCGAATGCATTTTTACCTAAACCCTTAGACACTCATCGCCTTCTAGAACAGATTCAAAGCTGCTTAAATATTGAGTGGATTACTCAACCAGAATCCATCGAAACAACAGATGAACATCTGGCGGTTCCAATTGTCTCTCAATCCTCTCAGACTCTTTCGATCCCCGATCGAGAAAATCTAGCCGAATTATATCGCTTGGCAATGGAAGGAAATCTCAAGAAAATGCAAAAGAAAGTGAGTTTAATTGCTGAAGCTAATCCGGATCTGAGTCCTTTCTGTGAGCAAGTCAATCGATTGGCAAAAGAGTTTAAGGAAAAAGAACTCCTCGAACTCATTGAAACTCATTATCAGAGCCTCAGAGGAGACAGTCATGAGTAAGAATAGCGATCCCGAATTGAATATTATTTTAATTGTAGATGACAATCCCAATAATTTAGCTGTTTTATCTGATTTTCTTGATGAATCTGGATTTGAGGTTAGGGTTGCTAGAGATGGAGAAAGTGCTTTAGAAAAAGTGAACTACGCCCCTCCAGATTTAATTTTGCTAGATGTTATGATGCCGGGAATTGATGGATTTGAAGCCTGTAGACAGTTAAAATCCAATCCGGAGACGGAAGCTATTCCCATTATTTTTATGACAGCTTTATCCGATACGGTGGATAAGGTTAAAGGACTGGAGTTAGGAGCAGTTGACTATATTACTAAACCTTTTTCTCAAGAAGAGGTGTTAGCTAGGGTAAGGCTACATTTGAGACTGAGGAAGATGGCTGAGAAGTTAGCCGAACAAAATGAAATACTTAAGCAAGAAATCGAAGAAAAAAATCGTGCTGAGGTAGCCCTGCAAGCGTTAACTCAAGAGCTGGAACAACGGGTAAACGATCGAACTGCTGAGTTGCAACAGGCGCTTACAGATTTGCAAGATGCTCAGGTGCAGTTGGTGCAAAATGAAAAAATGTCTACGTTGGGTCAATTGGTGGCAGGAGTTGCCCATGAGATTAATAACCCAGTGGGGTTTATCATGGGAAATTTAAGCCACGCCCAGCAGTATATTCAGGATATTATTGAACATCTAAATTTATATCAACAGTGTTATCCAGAACCCGATCTAGAAATTCAAGACCATTATGAAGAAATTGAATT
This window of the Roseofilum reptotaenium CS-1145 genome carries:
- a CDS encoding hybrid sensor histidine kinase/response regulator — encoded protein: MAGKLKNPLFPESKQVPLGWVLIVPFLIQIFAAVGLTGWFSLRNGETAVEQVTTQLRNELTARIDEHLATYLQTPHLVNQINAQAIASGQLNINDEVAVRTHLWQHIQLFPQISQIGFASTDGYFRAVNHRLTPFSFEWIVSSPKPSPKINIYTLDNQGNPQSSSTQDSVMDLRQENWYQEALKNKDLIWTQQQIYPSQTPELILNASQPLYQNDSQITGVLKTSLSLVQINDFLQGLQIGRSGQTFIMNSQGDLIASSLPELSSKNPLQTSVPITAENSPHALIRLTTKQIQTEWGNIEQIQESYQLSFLFKHQRQFVQVTPIENNQGLDWLIVVIIPDSDFRGVIYENIRNTILLCFFALMVAASLGLVTARWISKPILNLIHALESISAGNLDQTLNIYQSRLPKIHELEILSRSFNQMAARFRQSYEELEIRVQLRTFELKEAKEAADAANSAKSEFLANMSHELRTPLNGILGYTQILKRSPNIPEKEEDGIDIIHQCATHLLTLINDILDLSKIEARKLEIDPSDINFNTFLDGVAEICRIRADQKGIAFHYSPDPALPHGIHADEKRIRQVLINLLGNAIKFTDTGQVSFEIKTLEKNHTKEQKIHKIRFQIQDSGIGISSEKLEAIFLPFEQVGDVSKKASGTGLGLAISQKIVAMMGSEIQVESELGQGSLFFFDLELPEVLQFSEEFTALESKEIIGFEGLESVNIMVVDAHWETPSIITNLLAPMGFTVTQANQGQEALALLPVFVPDLIITDLDMPVMDGIELIKEVRSRENWQDLPIIVSSGRVFAEDRNRSLEVGANAFLPKPLDTHRLLEQIQSCLNIEWITQPESIETTDEHLAVPIVSQSSQTLSIPDRENLAELYRLAMEGNLKKMQKKVSLIAEANPDLSPFCEQVNRLAKEFKEKELLELIETHYQSLRGDSHE
- a CDS encoding hybrid sensor histidine kinase/response regulator; translated protein: MSKNSDPELNIILIVDDNPNNLAVLSDFLDESGFEVRVARDGESALEKVNYAPPDLILLDVMMPGIDGFEACRQLKSNPETEAIPIIFMTALSDTVDKVKGLELGAVDYITKPFSQEEVLARVRLHLRLRKMAEKLAEQNEILKQEIEEKNRAEVALQALTQELEQRVNDRTAELQQALTDLQDAQVQLVQNEKMSTLGQLVAGVAHEINNPVGFIMGNLSHAQQYIQDIIEHLNLYQQCYPEPDLEIQDHYEEIELDFLLKDLPDLIGSMHEGTDRIRNISRSLRTFSRSDITSKVSSDIHEGIDSTLLILKHRLKATEERPAIAIIKKYGDVPEITCYPGQLNQVFMNLLANAIDALDESNQGRTFQEIESNPNQITIQTQLSPSQREVIITIEDNGKGIPEEIQNKIFDHLYTTKAYGQGTGLGLSISRQIVEEKHGGKLSCHSASVCASETEFYRGCVFTITLPVT
- a CDS encoding HetZ-related protein, whose amino-acid sequence is MNTKSSQSATLSNAHQINQQPSLTVLNSCATVKEEIPESSETVMDVDALLELISREIRSAMQINCRSIQSVAKRMAREVERICQKSDRIQKSGIIESWQRTLANNRIEKCLQYYKLGSHQGRTELHSNLSVMVYRHVAKSSARLGFKARYSLIEDFMQSFYVETLKAFRRENELTQDYSPRTRLELAEYMAFTEQYAKRRINLPGGISQRLIVLRAQGFSRRQPQEMSVDMEMAVESGKTEEAQMYSRDPALHQIREKMVAGAVDPSESVLRDRVIRELTQYLEAQEQFDCIDYLKLKLQDFSATEIDETLDLTPRQRDYLQQRFKYHVEKFSRFHNWHLVHQWLGADLDQNLGMAPSQWQQFFNQLAPEQQQLFQLKQAGIEDAQIATTIGCTPKQLQKRWNKLLELAWKARNQVNS
- a CDS encoding L-threonylcarbamoyladenylate synthase, producing MAILYTLHPETPQQRTLQEIKSALQDGAVMLYPTDTVYAIGCDLNVKSGIERVRRIKQLSNDKPLTFLCSSLSNVASYATVSDVAYRTMKRLIPGPYTFLLPATKAVPRLVMSPKRRTTGIRVPNNPICLDLLKALDNPLISTSAHLVGDEEMSATPSAPEYTSTQELFDRLDKLVDIIIDDGLPVQSQVSTVLDLTAMEPKIVREGLGWEAASDWVSEAS